The Flavobacterium sp. HJ-32-4 genome contains a region encoding:
- a CDS encoding sensor histidine kinase, with protein sequence MLPKRSYSITQLTVATTLLLVVSVFSYVSIYRMQESLRQINRSTVVKLELQRLLSDFANAATAHRSYVYSGDPTFYRHYREGVDTIRQQLRKIKTLVHDYPDQKHNMYVLEAFSERRIAYLESQTKKRQDILTEKQWRPTRQYFLLVKGQTDLMTAEEDRMMTERMEMLKRQEKLLPLYVVLLVVGSLMTLVIGVYLLTKETKRSRRLKSQLEETSEELERSHRELQIGHINRGLLKEVAEKFSDYKLYNEFFQLLAQYISDVVKVDSVLIGKLMKDDGEPHIRTIAVCVQGQKVDNFTFQLKGSPSEVALRDGHFVCESGCQTAFPDSLVLKMLEAESYVGVALYAMDGQPVGIISAMQYEPITQSDTVLSILQIAAKRAELELLRLENEEKLSQQNESLEQTNRWLSKLNKELEAFTYISSHDLQEPLRKIQIFISRILDNEMDSLSDNAKNYMIRTQEAANRLQRLVQDLLAYSRLKSGSVPTERHSLRELVDSLRNELHEELESRGAQLIVSGADDILVVESQFKQLLNNLIYNSLKFSSPERRPIIEIHNSLMSGKEVPEEGTDPKRRYHCISVSDNGIGFDPQYRKRIFELFQRVHEESKFKGTGIGLSIVKKIVDNHNGIVTADSTEGLGTTFTIYLPAENV encoded by the coding sequence ATGCTCCCCAAACGCTCGTATTCGATTACCCAACTCACGGTCGCCACCACCCTGTTACTTGTCGTTTCCGTGTTCTCGTATGTGAGCATCTATCGGATGCAGGAGTCACTCCGACAAATCAACCGATCTACTGTGGTAAAGCTCGAACTGCAACGGTTGCTGTCGGATTTCGCCAATGCCGCCACCGCCCACCGGAGTTACGTTTACAGTGGCGACCCCACATTCTACCGGCACTACCGCGAAGGCGTTGACACCATCCGGCAGCAACTGCGTAAAATCAAGACGTTAGTGCACGACTATCCCGACCAGAAACACAATATGTATGTTCTGGAAGCCTTCAGTGAACGCCGCATCGCCTACCTCGAAAGCCAGACTAAAAAACGGCAGGACATCCTGACGGAAAAGCAGTGGCGGCCGACCCGGCAATACTTCCTGCTGGTTAAAGGACAGACCGACCTCATGACAGCGGAGGAAGACCGCATGATGACGGAACGGATGGAGATGTTGAAACGACAGGAAAAACTGCTGCCGTTGTATGTGGTGTTGTTGGTAGTCGGATCGCTGATGACACTCGTTATCGGTGTCTATCTGCTTACAAAGGAAACGAAGCGATCGCGACGGCTGAAATCGCAATTGGAGGAGACGTCGGAAGAACTTGAACGCAGTCATCGGGAGTTGCAGATCGGACACATCAACCGCGGCCTGCTGAAAGAAGTAGCCGAAAAATTCTCCGATTACAAGCTCTACAATGAGTTTTTCCAGCTATTGGCACAGTATATATCGGATGTCGTAAAGGTTGACAGCGTGTTGATCGGAAAACTGATGAAAGACGACGGCGAGCCGCACATTCGGACGATCGCGGTATGCGTGCAGGGGCAAAAAGTCGATAACTTCACCTTCCAACTCAAAGGATCGCCTTCGGAAGTCGCGCTAAGGGACGGGCATTTCGTTTGCGAAAGCGGGTGTCAGACGGCCTTCCCTGATTCGTTGGTGTTGAAAATGCTTGAAGCCGAATCGTATGTAGGCGTGGCCTTGTATGCGATGGACGGCCAACCTGTGGGGATCATTTCGGCTATGCAATACGAACCGATTACCCAGTCCGATACCGTCCTTTCGATTTTACAGATTGCAGCCAAACGGGCGGAGCTGGAGCTATTGCGACTCGAAAACGAAGAGAAACTCTCACAGCAGAACGAATCGCTGGAACAGACCAACCGCTGGCTCTCGAAACTGAACAAAGAACTGGAAGCCTTCACCTATATTTCGAGCCACGATCTGCAGGAGCCTTTGCGGAAGATACAAATCTTCATTTCGCGTATCCTTGATAATGAAATGGACAGCCTGTCGGACAACGCGAAGAATTATATGATCCGAACGCAGGAAGCCGCCAACCGACTCCAGCGCCTGGTGCAAGACCTCCTCGCCTATTCCCGCCTCAAATCCGGATCGGTACCCACCGAAAGGCATAGCCTCAGGGAACTGGTCGACAGCCTGCGGAACGAACTGCATGAAGAACTTGAATCAAGGGGGGCACAGTTAATTGTAAGCGGTGCCGACGACATCCTCGTAGTGGAATCGCAATTCAAGCAGTTGCTGAATAACCTCATCTATAATTCGTTGAAGTTTTCGTCACCAGAACGTAGGCCCATTATCGAGATCCATAACAGTTTAATGAGCGGAAAGGAAGTGCCCGAAGAAGGCACAGATCCGAAGCGCCGGTACCATTGTATCAGCGTATCGGATAATGGTATCGGCTTCGATCCGCAATACCGCAAACGGATTTTTGAGTTGTTCCAGCGTGTGCATGAGGAAAGCAAGTTCAAGGGAACCGGCATCGGCCTGTCGATCGTGAAGAAAATCGTCGACAACCACAACGGTATCGTGACGGCCGACAGCACGGAAGGACTGGGCACGACGTTCACTATCTACCTCCCCGCCGAAAACGTGTAA
- a CDS encoding phosphatidate cytidylyltransferase produces the protein MNKRYFSLACLLAAVPLISGCELAEGIFKAGVWVGVLVVVGIIALIVWIIGKARS, from the coding sequence ATGAACAAGCGTTATTTTTCCCTTGCATGTCTTTTGGCCGCTGTGCCACTTATCTCTGGCTGTGAACTGGCCGAAGGCATCTTCAAAGCCGGCGTTTGGGTCGGCGTTCTCGTAGTCGTGGGCATCATTGCCTTAATCGTTTGGATTATTGGGAAAGCGCGGTCGTGA
- a CDS encoding ribonuclease Z, whose amino-acid sequence MQLTILGCYAATPRTFSNPTSQVLEIKNRLFLIDCAEGTQVQLRRNKIKFSRIDHIFISHLHGDHFFGLVGLISSMTLLNRTADLHVYGPKGIKEIILLQLRYADSYTGFGLYFHELDTKESQLIFEDEKVTVTTIPLQHRVYTNGFLFREKIGDRRINPEAVQRYGVHTAYLQNVKDGKDVTLDDGTVVPNVALTFDPVPPKAYAYCSDTVYTETFVELIRDVDVLYHEATFLETEAALAERTMHSTAKQAAAIAQKAGVGQLILGHYSTRYDNIERFREEASEVFPNTQLADDGKVFDW is encoded by the coding sequence ATGCAACTGACGATCCTGGGGTGTTATGCCGCCACGCCGCGTACGTTCAGCAATCCGACTTCACAGGTGTTGGAAATCAAGAACCGTCTCTTCCTGATTGACTGTGCAGAGGGTACGCAGGTGCAATTGCGCCGGAATAAGATCAAGTTTTCGCGTATCGACCATATCTTCATTTCCCACCTGCACGGCGACCATTTTTTTGGGTTGGTCGGACTTATCTCATCGATGACACTGCTCAACCGCACCGCTGACCTGCATGTGTATGGGCCTAAGGGCATTAAGGAAATCATCCTTTTGCAATTGCGGTATGCCGATTCGTATACCGGATTCGGGCTGTATTTTCATGAACTCGACACCAAAGAATCCCAATTGATTTTTGAGGATGAGAAGGTGACCGTCACGACGATTCCGTTACAGCATCGCGTCTACACCAACGGCTTCCTCTTCAGGGAAAAAATCGGCGACCGCAGGATCAACCCCGAGGCGGTGCAACGATACGGCGTACATACGGCCTATTTACAGAATGTCAAGGATGGCAAGGATGTGACGCTCGACGACGGAACGGTGGTGCCGAACGTGGCGCTTACGTTTGATCCGGTACCGCCCAAGGCCTACGCCTATTGTTCCGATACGGTGTATACCGAAACCTTCGTGGAACTCATACGCGACGTTGATGTGCTCTACCATGAAGCCACCTTCCTCGAAACCGAGGCGGCGCTGGCGGAACGCACCATGCACAGCACCGCAAAGCAAGCCGCTGCGATTGCCCAGAAAGCAGGTGTCGGGCAACTGATCCTTGGCCATTATTCTACTCGCTATGACAACATCGAGCGGTTTAGGGAAGAAGCCTCCGAAGTTTTTCCCAATACGCAGTTGGCGGATGACGGGAAGGTGTTTGATTGGTAG
- a CDS encoding SIR2 family protein has protein sequence MKTIKQDLINKINQKEIVIFVGAGLSINAGIPNWNGLVETILDGISSKEPKSEKFKSALIDEVLTPIEVLQKISDYRDDAIAIVEKTLRSYDSCTPLRVHHQIGQLSSNLITTNYDNLIEKALPSFEVIPYSNKYKVANLSHYESYIFKIHGDIQEPDKFVLFSKEYEKLYSDGEKSSTFELKKIISDKSILFIGFGMTDPYISFVFEFIEKLYSGFNPEHYIITTDTGRQWPKKINPLFIEDYGELEPFLDTLIAERKNAVETQVEIKKDIESKSDLNILSISSANDYDSPPVNKFWVGREKELKSIDTSFFKIVFITGIGGQGKSALASHYIRNYFDTETYEFADWRDFKEEANRFQTKLISIIKRLEPEIKINFESLNNNDLVDTFFHVLGERKIIFVFDNIDNYIDLVSFVPSGSFGYFYEQIVSRNHKSRFIFTCRPFIREATIDFYQIKLTGISESECVSLFKHYQIGVGKDSLENLAHRAHKLTKGHPLWLNLIAGQAVRGINTVNEFMTEIEGKTTFKEDNFSSILSEKILTAVWQTLNDKQKNVIRGIAETVRPETEENLKVILDSEIKPNQFHRSIRTLKNLHLIETLKDGEIELHPLVKEFVLTKYPKTERVRFITLFVKYYDQFIYILKPRLNSKLSLQEFQNWTLKIELQINQGDLKPALVALEEVSYSILSAGYSEEYARVAHRLFDSLNWEAAISDEYPYFHSQLNRLTSNLTQMGNFSEAEILLEKYKKLIPGKSVHYLAYCSEKVYSYWYQGRFSEAIEMGEEGVALLEESSLADSYSLRHNLALAHRDSKVNESVHKALHYFSNGQNIDSLVEHQLIKEFGGAYYGNIGKCLEYLGEREKALVFYYYSLKLLMNEDHINTILNVGYACLWIASILSDNSDEENALYFLRYGKISWDKTSPPRSSELTKRWNEIQSKDSLKSRIESFSEWKIQNHCSNHIASKIV, from the coding sequence ATGAAAACTATAAAACAAGATTTAATTAATAAAATCAATCAAAAAGAGATCGTAATTTTTGTCGGCGCCGGACTTTCTATTAATGCAGGAATTCCGAATTGGAATGGCCTAGTGGAAACTATTCTTGACGGGATATCCTCAAAAGAGCCTAAAAGTGAAAAGTTTAAAAGTGCTCTAATTGATGAAGTCCTTACACCGATTGAAGTTCTTCAGAAAATTAGCGATTACCGAGACGATGCAATTGCGATTGTTGAGAAAACCTTAAGATCGTATGACAGTTGCACGCCTTTGCGAGTTCATCACCAGATAGGGCAGTTATCTAGCAATCTAATCACGACGAACTATGATAATCTTATCGAGAAAGCACTGCCGAGTTTTGAAGTAATCCCCTATTCCAACAAATACAAAGTAGCAAATCTTTCACACTACGAAAGCTACATTTTTAAAATCCACGGCGATATTCAAGAGCCCGATAAGTTTGTTTTGTTTTCCAAAGAGTATGAAAAGTTGTACTCTGATGGGGAAAAGTCCTCAACTTTTGAATTAAAGAAGATAATTTCCGATAAGTCAATCCTTTTCATTGGATTTGGAATGACGGATCCTTACATATCTTTCGTTTTTGAGTTTATAGAAAAATTATATTCTGGATTTAATCCCGAGCATTATATTATAACAACAGATACGGGAAGGCAGTGGCCAAAAAAAATAAATCCTTTATTTATAGAAGATTACGGCGAACTTGAACCATTCTTAGATACTCTAATTGCCGAAAGGAAAAATGCAGTGGAGACGCAGGTCGAGATAAAAAAAGACATAGAATCAAAGTCTGATTTGAATATCTTGAGTATCTCTTCAGCTAACGATTATGACTCTCCACCAGTTAATAAGTTTTGGGTTGGGCGAGAAAAAGAGCTGAAAAGTATTGATACTTCCTTTTTTAAAATTGTTTTCATCACGGGTATTGGGGGGCAGGGAAAATCGGCGCTAGCTTCCCACTATATTAGAAATTATTTTGATACCGAAACCTATGAGTTCGCTGACTGGCGAGATTTCAAAGAGGAGGCAAATCGTTTTCAAACCAAGCTTATTTCTATTATAAAACGATTAGAGCCGGAAATTAAAATCAATTTTGAATCTCTTAATAACAATGATTTAGTAGACACATTTTTCCATGTATTAGGAGAGAGAAAAATCATTTTCGTTTTTGATAATATTGACAATTATATTGATTTGGTCTCTTTCGTTCCAAGCGGAAGTTTCGGGTATTTTTATGAACAGATTGTCAGCCGGAACCACAAGTCACGATTTATTTTCACCTGCCGGCCCTTCATAAGAGAGGCAACCATAGATTTTTATCAGATAAAGCTAACAGGCATATCAGAAAGCGAGTGTGTTAGTCTATTTAAGCATTATCAAATTGGAGTTGGTAAAGACAGTTTGGAAAATCTAGCACATCGAGCGCATAAACTTACTAAAGGGCATCCTCTTTGGCTAAATCTTATAGCAGGCCAAGCTGTAAGGGGCATAAATACAGTTAACGAATTTATGACGGAAATTGAGGGGAAAACAACATTTAAGGAGGATAACTTTTCTTCAATTCTTTCTGAGAAAATTCTCACCGCAGTATGGCAGACACTGAATGACAAGCAGAAAAATGTTATTCGAGGAATTGCCGAAACCGTTCGGCCAGAAACTGAGGAGAATTTGAAAGTTATTTTAGACAGTGAAATAAAGCCTAATCAATTCCATAGATCTATTAGAACTTTAAAAAACCTTCATTTAATTGAAACTTTAAAAGATGGAGAAATAGAACTCCACCCCTTAGTTAAGGAGTTTGTTTTGACTAAGTATCCAAAAACGGAACGAGTTAGATTTATAACGCTTTTTGTTAAATATTATGATCAGTTTATTTACATTCTAAAACCAAGGCTTAATTCGAAACTTTCTCTACAAGAGTTTCAAAATTGGACTTTAAAAATTGAGCTTCAAATTAATCAGGGAGATTTAAAGCCCGCGCTGGTCGCTTTAGAAGAAGTTTCGTACTCTATTTTGAGCGCTGGATACTCGGAAGAATACGCAAGGGTCGCTCACCGTTTATTTGACTCTCTGAACTGGGAGGCGGCCATATCAGATGAGTATCCATATTTTCATTCACAATTAAACAGGCTTACTTCAAATTTGACTCAAATGGGTAACTTTTCTGAGGCAGAAATTTTACTTGAAAAGTACAAGAAGCTAATTCCTGGAAAAAGCGTACATTATCTCGCATACTGTAGCGAAAAGGTTTATTCATATTGGTATCAGGGAAGATTCAGTGAAGCCATTGAAATGGGCGAAGAGGGCGTGGCACTACTCGAAGAGTCAAGTCTAGCCGATAGCTATAGTTTGCGACATAATCTGGCTCTTGCACATAGAGATTCTAAAGTAAATGAAAGTGTCCATAAAGCTCTGCATTACTTTTCGAATGGACAAAATATAGACTCACTGGTTGAGCATCAGTTAATCAAGGAATTTGGTGGAGCCTATTATGGAAATATCGGGAAATGTCTAGAGTATTTGGGAGAGCGGGAAAAGGCCTTGGTATTTTACTACTATTCGCTAAAACTATTGATGAACGAGGATCACATAAATACTATTTTAAATGTGGGATATGCGTGCCTTTGGATAGCTAGCATACTCTCAGATAACTCCGACGAGGAAAATGCATTATATTTCCTAAGATATGGTAAAATAAGTTGGGATAAGACATCGCCACCTAGAAGCAGTGAACTGACGAAAAGATGGAACGAAATACAATCGAAGGATAGCCTAAAGAGCCGAATCGAATCATTTTCGGAATGGAAAATTCAAAACCACTGCTCTAACCATATAGCTAGCAAGATAGTATGA
- a CDS encoding aspartate carbamoyltransferase catalytic subunit: MAELSVQHLLGIKYLQKSDIDLIFETADQFKEVINRPIKKVPSLRDITIANIFFENSTRTKLSFELAQKRLSADVISFSAAQSSVKKGETLIDTVNNILSMKVDMVVMRHSSAGAAHFLSQHVKASIVNAGDGAHEHPTQALLDSYTIREKLGEVGGKKVVIVGDILHSRVALSNIFALRMLGAEVKVCGPKTLIPRYIESLGVAVEPNLRKALEWCDVANMLRVQNERMDVSYFPSTREYSQQYGLDKALLDSLNKEIVVMHPGPINRGVEITSDVADSHQSVILEQVENGVAIRMAVIYLLASKIH; the protein is encoded by the coding sequence ATGGCCGAACTCAGTGTACAGCACCTGCTTGGGATCAAATACCTCCAGAAATCCGACATCGACCTGATTTTTGAGACTGCCGACCAATTCAAAGAAGTCATCAACCGGCCGATCAAGAAAGTACCGTCGTTGCGCGACATTACCATCGCCAACATCTTCTTCGAGAACAGTACCCGCACGAAACTCTCGTTCGAACTCGCCCAAAAGCGCCTCTCGGCCGACGTAATCAGTTTCTCGGCGGCGCAGTCCTCAGTGAAAAAAGGCGAAACGCTCATCGATACCGTCAACAACATCCTGTCGATGAAAGTCGATATGGTGGTGATGCGCCACTCGAGTGCCGGTGCCGCCCACTTCCTTTCCCAACACGTAAAAGCCAGCATCGTCAACGCCGGCGACGGAGCGCATGAACATCCGACCCAGGCGTTGCTCGACAGCTATACCATCCGTGAGAAACTGGGTGAGGTAGGAGGGAAGAAGGTCGTCATCGTCGGTGACATCCTGCACTCCCGCGTGGCACTCTCCAATATCTTCGCCCTGCGGATGCTGGGTGCCGAGGTGAAAGTATGTGGTCCGAAGACCCTCATCCCGCGTTATATCGAAAGCCTGGGCGTAGCCGTCGAGCCGAACCTTCGCAAAGCGCTCGAATGGTGCGACGTAGCCAACATGCTGCGGGTGCAGAACGAGCGGATGGATGTGAGCTATTTCCCGTCAACACGCGAGTATAGCCAGCAATACGGACTCGACAAGGCGTTGCTCGATTCATTAAACAAAGAAATCGTGGTCATGCACCCCGGACCGATCAACCGAGGTGTGGAAATTACATCGGATGTGGCGGATTCGCACCAATCGGTGATTCTTGAGCAGGTGGAGAACGGCGTCGCGATCCGGATGGCCGTCATTTACCTGTTGGCCTCCAAAATACACTAG
- a CDS encoding ribonuclease Z, translated as MRFETEGPITILYNTGEPLEDFLNQLTQEYPSFDKQHLVVDLTDRSDIRVSELKAFLPLAKAHRKAKKTFVVVIPDVDFNKTPAQLHVVPTRQEAHDLIEMEEIERDLGF; from the coding sequence ATGCGTTTCGAAACCGAAGGCCCTATCACTATCTTATACAACACAGGGGAACCGCTTGAAGACTTCCTCAACCAACTGACGCAGGAATACCCGTCCTTTGACAAGCAGCATCTAGTGGTCGACCTCACCGACCGGAGTGACATTCGCGTGTCAGAACTCAAAGCCTTCCTGCCCCTGGCGAAAGCGCACCGAAAGGCAAAGAAGACGTTTGTCGTGGTGATTCCCGACGTCGATTTCAACAAAACGCCCGCGCAGTTGCATGTGGTTCCGACGCGGCAGGAAGCGCACGACCTGATCGAGATGGAGGAAATCGAACGCGACCTCGGTTTCTGA
- the pyrR gene encoding bifunctional pyr operon transcriptional regulator/uracil phosphoribosyltransferase PyrR → MSQKLLLSSKEIHIILHRLACQLREKHLDFSNSVLIGIQPRGVFLAERLKSLLESDYGVKAPALGYLDITFFRDDFRRNEKPLEANQTRIDFLVEDKNVIFIDDVLYTGRSIRAALTAIQSFGRPSSIELLVLIDRRFSRDLPIQPDYRGRQVDAINDEKVRVCWTSKDGEDAVYLVNNKTTATT, encoded by the coding sequence ATGAGCCAGAAACTCCTGCTCAGCTCGAAAGAGATCCATATCATACTGCATCGTTTGGCCTGCCAGTTGCGCGAAAAACACCTTGATTTTTCCAATAGCGTCCTGATCGGCATCCAACCCCGTGGCGTTTTCCTGGCGGAACGACTCAAGTCCCTTCTTGAAAGTGATTATGGTGTAAAAGCGCCGGCACTGGGTTATCTCGACATCACCTTTTTCCGCGATGATTTTCGCCGAAACGAGAAACCGCTCGAGGCCAACCAGACCCGAATCGATTTCCTGGTCGAGGACAAGAACGTGATTTTCATCGACGATGTGTTGTATACCGGTCGCAGCATCCGGGCCGCCCTCACGGCGATACAGTCATTCGGACGCCCGTCGTCTATCGAATTACTGGTGCTGATCGACCGCCGTTTCAGTCGCGACCTTCCTATCCAACCCGATTACAGAGGGCGACAGGTCGATGCGATCAACGATGAGAAAGTACGTGTCTGCTGGACGTCAAAAGACGGTGAAGACGCGGTATACCTGGTCAACAACAAAACAACTGCAACGACATAA